The DNA segment TTGTATTGGCATCACTATTACTTCTGGCTTTTTGTATTAAGTTAAAATGGATACCAGTATGGAATCCGAAAAATCCAAATTATATATTACCGGTTATTTCACTTGCGGCTTATCCGATGGCCTATATCACCAGGCTGACAAAAACCAGTATGTTGGATGCTATGGGACAAGATTATGTCCGCACAGCAAAGGCAAAAGGGGTTGCAAGTTGGAAGGTTTTGTTTAAACATGCGCTGCGTAATGCGCTAATTCCTGTTGTCACTTATGTGGGACCTATGATTGCTTCGATTTTAACCGGAAGCCTTGTTATTGAGAAAATTTTTACAATTGGCGGTTTGGGGTCGAAATTTGTTGACAGTATTACGAATCGAGATTATCCATTAATTATGGGTGTGACAATATTTTTGGCGGTTTTGATGGTAACAATGAATCTGATTACAGATATCGTATACAAAATCATTGATCCGAGAATCAACTTGGATTAGGGAAGGAAAACAAAAGATGGACAACACAAATAATAATATAGATCAAATGCCTAAAAAATCTCCATTTAGTATGCAGATTGATTTACAGAAGTTTGAAAAAGCTACGGATGAAGAAAAACACCAGCAGGAAGTAATGAGCAATTCGTCCTCTTTCTTCAAAGATGGGATGAAAAGACTCAAAAAAAATCCTCTTGCGATGGGAAGCATCATTGTGCTGATTCTAATTGTACTTATGATCATCATCACGCCTCACGTTATTCCTTATCAGTATTCACAGATTATCACTGTTGACGGTGTACGTGATAAGTCTGCATCTAATATGGCACCTTTAAAGCATTCAGACTTGGAAAAAGAATACATTAAAAAGGGAGGAAAGGTATTTCCTCACTTGATGGGTACTGACGAACTGGGTCGTGATTATTTTGTGCGTGTCGTTTACGGCACCAGAATTTCTCTGACTGTCGGGATCATTGCAAGTATTCTGGTTCTGCTGATAGGAGTTCTATATGGAAGTATTTCAGGATACTTCGGCGGAAGAGTGGATATGGTTATGATGCGTATCGTAGATGTGATTTATTCGGTCCCTGATTTATTGATGATCATACTGCTTTCTGTAGTACTCAATGAAATTCTGGATGTAAACAGTTTTCCATTTATGCAAAAATTGGGTACAAACATGATATCCCTCTTTATAGTATTTGGATTGTTGTACTGGGTAGGTATGGCACGGCTTGTACGAGGACAGATACTCACGGTAAAGGAGAATGAATATGTTCTTGCAGCGCAGGTCAGTGGGGCAAAATCAGGAAGGATTATACGAAAACATATTCTTCCAAATTGTATCAGCGTTATTATTATATCGGCAGCACTACAGATTCCATCCGCTATATTTACAGAGAGTTTCTTGAGCTTTATTGGACTCGGAGTAAAATCGCCGATGCCATCACTTGGCTCTCTGGCAAATGAGGCAAGAGCAGGACTTACCACTTATTCCTATAAACTAATTTTCCCGGCAATTATGATTGCCCTGATTACTTTGGCATTCAATTTGCTTGGTGATGGTCTGCGCGACGCATTTGATCCAAAATTGAGGAGGTAAAAAATGAATGAACATATATTATCTGTAAAAGATCTGCACACCTCCTTTACAACAGAAAAGGGAGAAGTCAAAGCTGTAAATGGTGTATCCTTTGATCTCGATAAAGGAAAGATTCTGGGTATTGTTGGTGAATCTGGATCTGGAAAGAGTGTCACTGCCTATTCCGTTATGCGGATTCTTGAGGCAAATGGGAAGATTGACAGTGGAGAAGTGTTATATAAAGGACAAGATATTACAAAATTTTCTGAAAAACAGATGAGGGACTTTCGCGGAAAATGCTGCTCCATTATTTTTCAGGATCCCATGACCAGCTTGAATCCGGTATTTACTGTAGGAAACCAGTTGAAAGAGGCGATTGAGCTACACACATCCAGAAAAGGAAAAGAAGCTGAAAACAGAGCTGTAGAAATGCTTACTCTGGTAGGGGTCAATGAACCAGAGAAACGTATAAAACAATATCCTTTTGAATTTTCAGGCGGTATGAGACAGAGAGTTATGATCGCTATGGCTCTTGCCTGTGAACCGGACATTTTGATTGCTGATGAACCTACTACGGCATTGGATGTTACGATTCAGGCTCAGATTCTGGAACTCATGCAGGATCTTCAGAAAAAGATGGGTATGGCGATTATCATGGTCACCCATGACCTCGGGGTCATCGCTGATATGTGTGATGAGATCATTGTGATGTACGGTGGACGTGTATGCGAACGTGGTACAGCGGAGGATATTTTCTATCGCCCTTCCCATGAGTATACAAAAGGGCTTCTAAGTTCTATCCCTGATGTAGAGAAAATCGGAGAAAAACTTCACCCAATTCCCGGAACCCCAATTAACCTGCTGAACATGCCCAAGGGCTGTGCATTCTGTCCGAGGTGTGAGAGTGCAATGAAGATCTGCTTGAACGAGCAGCCGCCGGAGATGCAGCTTCCGGACGGACATTATGCTTCCTGTTGGCTAAATATAAAAAAAGCGATGGAAGCGAAGGAGGGAGCCGCTCAACATGAATAAAGATTATATACCAAATAAAGATAATCTGATTGAAGTTAGTAATCTGAAGCAGTACTTTCCGATAAAAGTAGGATTCGCGAAAAAAGTTCCGCTTAAGGCAGTAGACGGCGTATCATTTGCGATAAAGCCAGGAGAGACACTGGGTCTTGTCGGAGAGTCCGGATGCGGAAAGACAACTGCAGGCAGATCTCTGCTCAGGTTGTATGCGCCCACTGATGGTGATGTGTTTTTTAACGGAGAGAGGGTTGATGAGAAGAGCATAGGGCATATGCGTAAAGATATGCAGATGGTTTTCCAGGATCCGTATTCTTCTTTAAATCCCCGAATGACGGTAGAAGATATTATCGGTGAACCACTGGATGTCCATAAGATGTATCATTCTAAAGGTGAGCGAAGAGACAGAATTTTGGAACTCATGGAGCTTGTGGGACTGAATGCTGAACATGCAACAAGATATGCTCATGAGTTTTCCGGTGGTCAGAGACAGAGAATCGGAATCGCAAGGGCTCTGGCTACGAACCCAAAGTTTATCGTCTGCGACGAAGCGGTCAGTGCACTGGATGTATCCATTCAGGCGCAGGTAATCAATATGTTTGATGAACTGCAGAAAAAACTTGGTGTAGCATACCTTTTTATTGCCCATGATCTGCTGGTTGTTCATCACATCTCAGATCGTATCGCGGTTATGTATCTGGGGAGAATTGTGGAGATGTCAGATGCAGATGAACTGAATGAGAATCCGATTCATCCGTATACACAGTCACTGCTCTCAGCGGTTCCTTACCCAGATCCCAGGAAAGCAAAAGAACGTCACAGAATTATTCTGGAGGGTGATGTCCCAAGCCCCCTGCATATGCCTACAGGATGCGCTTTTCGTACCAGATGCAAATATGCGACTGAACAGTGTGCGAAGGAATGCCCACAGCTGACCGAGCGCGGCGATGGACATCAGGTAGCATGTTGGAACAAGTAAAGTTCAACTAGGTGAAATTATGACTTTCCTTTTTGGAAGAATTAAGGTATAATCATCTAATATAGACCTTAAAAAATTGCTTTTAAGGCGAATAAAGGAGGAGATTTTTATGAAAAAGCGTATCATAGCAGTGTTACTTGCCACAACTATGGTTCTTGGATCTGCCATGGCAGGATGCGGAAATTCGAATGGAGAAAGTTCCAAATCTTCGGCCAGCAAATCGGAGAATAGCAAATCGGAGGATAGCTCCGCTGGCAGTACGTCGGCTGTTTCTGAAGAACACGGACCATCTAGCGAAGCTGCACCGGCCTGGGATAAGTTTGACAAGCTTATTCATGATATCAGAAGAGAAGTAGATCCGGCTAAACGTGAATCAATGATGCACGAAGCAGAGGATATGCTGATGGATACATGGACGGCAATCCCGTTGTATTATTACAATAAAAACTATTTGCAGAGTACAGATGTCACAGGAGTATATGCCAACTTGTTTGGATATAAGTTTTTCCAGTATGCACAGGCACCAGACAATAAACTGTCAATGAACCTCGGACCGGAACCCGCTAAGTTGGATCCTGCGCTGAACTCTGCAGTTGATGGGGCAATTCTCTCAATCATGGGATTTTCCGGACTGTATACTTTTAACGACAAGGGTGAGCATGTTCCGGATCTGGCGGAGGACTATGAAATGTCAGAAGACGGACTTACCTATACATTCACAGTCAGAGACGGCCTGAAATGGTCGAATGGTGATCCGCTGAACGCAAAAGACTTTGAGTATAGCTGGAACCGTCTCGCAGATCCTAAAACAGGAGCGGACTATTCCTATCTGACAGATATTATTAATAAGAAAGATGACGGCAAGCTCGATATAGAAGCTTCGGAAGACGGAAAGACCTTTACCGTTAAACTTGTCGCTCCCTGTCCGTATTTTCTCGACCTGGCTGCATTCCCGGCATTCTTCGCTGTACCGCAGAAGAGTGTTGAAGCTGCAGAAGGAGCGGATTCAAACCCGGGTGCATGGGCTTTGGAAGCAGGGTTTGTTGGTTCGGGACCATTCCTCTTAAAAGAATGGAAACATAATGAATCTATGTTATATGTGAAGAATCCAAATTACTATAATGCAGATAAGGTATCTATTGAGGAGATTCAGCTTATGTTGAGTGATGATCATACAGCGATCTTTAATGCGTTCAAAGATGGATCCCTGAATTATGCCGATGTAATTCCGACAGATGAGATGAAGAATGTCAAAGATACACCGTAGTATCATGTGATTCCGAATCTCGGAACCTATTACTGTGCATTCAATGTAAACAGCGATTTGTTTAAAGGCAAAACAGTTCAGCAAGCAGCCGATATGAGGCATGCGATGTCCTTACTGATTGATCGCCAATATATCGTTGATACTGTTGCACAGGCGGATCAGGAGCTTGCGAATACCTTTGTTCCTGCAGCTATGGAAGACGGTAGTGGCGAAGAATTCCGCAAGAACGATGATGATTACACATATCCGGACAAAGAAAATGTAGGATACTACGATCCGAATAAGGTCGATGTTAAAGGTGCTATCGAACTTCTCAAGAAGGCAGGTTTCGAATTCGACGGAGAGATGTTATCCTCCAGCACACCGATCAATATGACCTATGCGGTCAATGAAGGATCTGGAAATGTTAAGATCGCAGAAGCAATTCAGCAGGATCTTGCTCAGATCGGAATTAATGTAGACGTTGAAACAAAAGAGTGGTCTGTATTCCAGGAAGAAAGAAAGAATGGTGTCTATGACTTCCAGCGTGAAGGATGGATCGCAGATTACAATGATCCCATTAATATGCTTGAGATCTTTGAATCCACATCCGGTAATAACAACAGTCAGCTTGGTAAATAGACAACAGATTGCCAGATAAATATCTCTTAAAAAAACAGGGCTGCCCGGCCGAATCTTACTGACTCGGTTCGGACAGTCCGCTTTTGTAAAAATGTACTTGCAATCCTTGAATTTCAATGATATAATATAAAGCGATCTTTTGTGCGCATTTTTGGACTAACCCGCCAGAAAACGTATTGAAAGAACGAAACTTATTTGTTTTATTTAAGAAAGGAGGATTCATCATGAAAGTGAGATCTTCAGTAAAGCCAATGTGTGAGAAGTGCAAAGTGATCAGAAGAAAAGGCAAAGTAAGAATCATTTGTGAGAATCCAAAACACAAACAACGTCAGGGATGACCGGAAGTACTTAATAAAAACGAGCCTAGTGGCGAAGTTTGAGTTTAGTACGAGGTCGTTCGTGAACCTTAACGAGCATAAAATGCGAGTTTAGTTGAACGAACATCCTTGAAACAATTATTAAGTGCGGCTGCAGTTGACTCACCAGGAGGTGTTGTCGACTGATAATATTATAAAGTAAGACATGATTAAAATAATTGTAATCATGACACCCCGGTGGATGCATATAGTATCCCCTTATAATATTGCTTAATACTCTTTTACATTCATTTTGTGCGAAAGAGAACGGTCGTGTGAGGCGCGGCTGGATACAGATGTATCGTATCCCAATTAGGAAAATATTAGTATAATGGAGGAAAACGTACATGGCTCGTATAGCTGGTGTAGATTTACCAAGAGACAAACGTGTTGAGATCGGCCTGACTTATATCTATGGTATAGGCAGAAGCAGTGCCGACAGAATTTTAAAAGAAGCTGGGGTGGATCCGGATATCCGCTGCAGAGACCTTACAGATGACGATGTTAAAAAGATCAGTGATGTCATCGATGGGACTCAGACAGTAGAAGGTGATTTGCGTCGTGAAGTTGCTATGAATATCAAACGACTTCAGGAAATCGGATGCTATCGTGGAATCCGCCATAGAAAAGGACTTCCGGTTCGTGGGCAGAAAACTAAGACAAATGCCAGAACCCGTAAAGGACCAAAGAGAACAATTGCGAACAAGAAGAAATAACAAGTAAATAGAAAGCGTAGGTTAGTTTTTATTATGGCAAAAGTGACAAAGAAATCGACAAAACGTCGTGTCAAGAAAAACGTTGAACGCGGACAGGCACATATCCAGTCATCATTCAATAATACGATTGTTACACTGACTGATACAGCTGGGAATGCTCTTTCATGGGCAAGTGCAGGTGGTCTGGGATTTAGAGGTTCAAGAAAATCTACTCCTTATGCAGCCCAGATGGCAGCAGAAACTGCAACAAAGGCAGCATTGGTACATGGATTGAAAACTGTAGATGTGTTCGTAAAAGGACCTGGTTCAGGACGCGAAGCAGCAATTCGTGCATTACAGGCGAATGGTCTGGAAGTCACCAGTATCTGTGACGTTACACCTGTACCGCACAATGGTTGTCGCCCACCAAAACGTAGAAGAGTCTAATTAGGAGGTCATAGCAAATGGCAGTAGATAGAGTTCCGGTTCTGAAAAGATGTAGATCTTTAGGGTTGGATCCGGTTTATTTGGGAATTGATAAAAAGTCCACACGTCAGTTGAGACGCTCGAATCGTAAGATGTCTGAGTATGGACTTCAATTGAGAGAGAAACAGAAAGCAAAATTTATATACGGAGTACTGGAAAAACCTTTCCGTAATTACTATAAAAAAGCAGATAAGATGGCAGGACAGACAGGTGCTAACCTGATGACACTTCTGGAGATGCGTCTGGATAATGTTGTTTTCCGCCTTGGATTTGCAAGAACGAGAAAAGAAGCGAGACAGATCGTTGATCATAAGCACATTACCGTGAATGGCAGAACGGTTAATATTCCATCATACCAGGCTCATCCGGGAGATGTAATTGAAGTAAGAGAAAACAAAAAATCCTGTCAGAGATATAAAGATATTCTGGATATGACAGGAGGACGTCTGGTACCGGAATGGCTGGATGCAGATCAGGAAACACTGAAAGGATCTGTTAAAGAACTTCCTGCTCGTGAAGTAATTGATGTCCCTGTAGATGAGATGCTGATCGTCGAATTGTACTCTAAGTAAACAATAGCAACAAGCCAATCAATATTATAAGGAGGGGCTTTCGAGTGTTTGATTTTAACAAACCGAAAATTGAGATTACGGAGATTTCTGAAGACAAAAGATACGGCAGATTTGTAGTAGAACCCCTGGAAAGAGGTTACGGTACAACACTTGGTAATTCTCTTAGAAGAATTATGCTTTCATCTCTGCCGGGTGCCGCAGTCAGCCAGGTTAAGATCGAGGGCGTACTGCACGAATTCAGCTCCATTCCAGGAGTGAAGGAAGACGTTACAGAGATTATCATGAATCTGAAGAGCCTTGCTATTAAGAATACGAGCGAGACTGACGAAGCCAAAATTGCTTATATAGAGTACGAAGGTGACGGCGTAGTGAGAGGATCTGACATTCAGGCGGATCAGGATATTGAAATCATGAATCCCGACCAGGAGATCGCTCATTTAAGCGGCGGTGCGGACTGTAAGCTTTATATGGAACTGACAATCACAAAAGGCAGAGGTTATGTGAGCGCCGATAAGGGCAAGACAGAGGATATGCCGATTGGTGTAATCGCAGTAGATGCGATCTATACACCGGTAGAACGTGTGAATCTTTCCGTAGAAAATACCCGTGTCGGCCAGATAACCGACTTTGATAAACTTACTTTAGATGTTTACACCAGAGGGACTCTCGATCCGGACGAGGCAGTGAGTCTTGCAGCAAAGGTTTTAAGCGAACACCTGAAACTGTTCATTGATCTTTCTGAGAATGCAAAAACTGCAGAGGTTATGGTAGAGAAAGAGGACAATGAAAAAGAAAAGGTTCTTGAGATGAACATTGATGAACTTGAGTTATCTGTTCGTTCTTATAACTGCCTGAAACGTGCCGGTATTAATACAGTAGAGGAACTTTGCAATAAAACCCCTGAAGATATGATGAAAGTTCGTAACCTTGGACGTAAGTCTTTAGAAGAGGTTCTTGCAAAATTAAAGGAACTGGGGTTGGAGCTTAGCCCTGGCGAAGAACAGTAATTGTTTGTAGAAATAAGCGCTGTGTCAGTAAGACCGAAGAAGCATGGCATATGCGTTCCACAAATGGAGGAAAATAATGGCTAAATATAGAAAACTGAGCAGAACATCTGATCAGAGAAATGCATTGCTCAGAAATCAGGTGACGAATCTGCTTTATCATGGAAAGATCCGTACAACGGAGGCCAAAGCAAAAGAAATTCGTAAAATTGCAGAGGATTTGATCGCTCTTGCAGTTCGCGAAAAAGATAACTATGAGACAGTAACCGTAACAGCAAAGGTTCCGAAAAAGGATGCTGACGGAAAACGTGTGAAAGAAGTTGCAGACGGAAAGAAAATTACCGTCTACGATGAGGTGGAAAAGGAAATCAAAAAAGATTCCCCGTCCAGACTTCATGCCAGACGTCAGATGATGAAAGTTTTATATCCGGTTACTGAGGTTCCGAAAGAAAACAAAGAGAAGAAGAAAAACACAAAAAAAGTCGATATGGCCGCTAAATTATTTGATGAGATTGCACCGAAGTATGAAAACCGCAATGGCGGATATACTCGTATTATTAAAATCGGAGAGCGTAAAGGCGATGCTGCCATGGAAGTTCTTATTGAATTGGTGTAATATTTTATACATCAACTAACAAGGTTGAGTCAAAAGAGTGAACGAAAGCGTAGCAGTTGTTCGCTCTTTTTCTCTTTCAAGGAGTTATACAATGGAGAAAAAAAAGCTTTTATTCATATTTAACCCCAGGGCCGGAAAAGGACAGATTCGCAGTAAACTATTCGAGATTATAGATATCTTTGTCAAGCATAACTTTGAAGTTATTGTTCATCCAACGCAGAAAGCAGCTGACGCATATGAAAAAACAATGGAACTTGCACAGCAAGTCGATCTGGTTGTATGCAGCGGAGGCGATGGAACTCTCGATGAGGTTGTGAATGGGCTGATGGAAGCTTCCGCTCAGGTACCACTGGGATACATACCGGCGGGAAGTACGAATGATTTTGCCAACAGTCTGAAAATATCTAAGAATATGGTCCGTGCGGCAAAGGATATTGTAGAGGGACATCTGTATTCCTGCGACGTGGGTGTATTTAATGAAAAGAACTTTGTGTATATTGCCGCTTTTGGCCTGTTTACGGATGTCTCATATGAGACAGACCAAAATCTGAAGAATGTATTAGGACACCTTGCATATCTTCTGGAAGGGAGCAAACGAATCTTCAATGTTCCTACTGCCCATATGAAAGTGAATTGTAATGGGATGACACTGGAGGGAGAATACATCTATGGAATGATCACGAATGCACGTTCTGTAGGAGGTTTTAAGAATCTTGTAGGACCCGATGTTAAACTCAACGATGGCCTGTTCGAGGTGACTCTAATACGGAATCCCAAAAATCCGATTGAGCTCAACGAGATTATTACGTCTCTGATCACCGCTGAGGATAAGACGGATCTGATAGACAACTTCAAGACCGATTATATCGAGATTGAATCACCCGAGAAAGTGGCATGGACACTGGACGGGGAATTCGGAGGAGAACATACCGCCGTGAAAATCTTTACAAAAAAACATGCACTTGAAGTGATCATCAATCACAATGGAAAAGATAACGACGGAAAAAACTTATAAAATGGATTATTTTTTTGTTGGCAAATTCCCTCATTTAGGTTATAATAGATCCAAACAAACAAGGAAAATTCATGTCAGCATGATGTTAATATTATAAATTACAAGGAGGAAGCAATGTTAGTATCAGCAAAAGATATGTTGCAAAAAGCAAAAGCAGGGCATTACGCAGTCGGACACTTTAATATTAATAATCTGGAGTGGACAAAAGCTGTGCTTCTCACCGCTGAAGAATTAAGATCCCCGGTTATTCTGGGTGTTTCCGA comes from the Blautia liquoris genome and includes:
- the rpmJ gene encoding 50S ribosomal protein L36, producing the protein MKVRSSVKPMCEKCKVIRRKGKVRIICENPKHKQRQG
- the rpsD gene encoding 30S ribosomal protein S4, with the protein product MAVDRVPVLKRCRSLGLDPVYLGIDKKSTRQLRRSNRKMSEYGLQLREKQKAKFIYGVLEKPFRNYYKKADKMAGQTGANLMTLLEMRLDNVVFRLGFARTRKEARQIVDHKHITVNGRTVNIPSYQAHPGDVIEVRENKKSCQRYKDILDMTGGRLVPEWLDADQETLKGSVKELPAREVIDVPVDEMLIVELYSK
- a CDS encoding ABC transporter permease, whose protein sequence is MDNTNNNIDQMPKKSPFSMQIDLQKFEKATDEEKHQQEVMSNSSSFFKDGMKRLKKNPLAMGSIIVLILIVLMIIITPHVIPYQYSQIITVDGVRDKSASNMAPLKHSDLEKEYIKKGGKVFPHLMGTDELGRDYFVRVVYGTRISLTVGIIASILVLLIGVLYGSISGYFGGRVDMVMMRIVDVIYSVPDLLMIILLSVVLNEILDVNSFPFMQKLGTNMISLFIVFGLLYWVGMARLVRGQILTVKENEYVLAAQVSGAKSGRIIRKHILPNCISVIIISAALQIPSAIFTESFLSFIGLGVKSPMPSLGSLANEARAGLTTYSYKLIFPAIMIALITLAFNLLGDGLRDAFDPKLRR
- the rpsM gene encoding 30S ribosomal protein S13, which encodes MARIAGVDLPRDKRVEIGLTYIYGIGRSSADRILKEAGVDPDIRCRDLTDDDVKKISDVIDGTQTVEGDLRREVAMNIKRLQEIGCYRGIRHRKGLPVRGQKTKTNARTRKGPKRTIANKKK
- a CDS encoding ABC transporter permease, producing MTKYVGKRIVLALVTLFIVCGITFFAMNAIPGGPFDGEKAISPEVKAEMEKRFNLDKPVSQQFIIYMKNILHGDFGVSAKTGRDIGKTISTSFKVSAKLGAMAIITAVVFGVILGSSAALTRNHLPDRLIIFLSTLISALPSFVLASLLLLAFCIKLKWIPVWNPKNPNYILPVISLAAYPMAYITRLTKTSMLDAMGQDYVRTAKAKGVASWKVLFKHALRNALIPVVTYVGPMIASILTGSLVIEKIFTIGGLGSKFVDSITNRDYPLIMGVTIFLAVLMVTMNLITDIVYKIIDPRINLD
- a CDS encoding ABC transporter ATP-binding protein, which encodes MNKDYIPNKDNLIEVSNLKQYFPIKVGFAKKVPLKAVDGVSFAIKPGETLGLVGESGCGKTTAGRSLLRLYAPTDGDVFFNGERVDEKSIGHMRKDMQMVFQDPYSSLNPRMTVEDIIGEPLDVHKMYHSKGERRDRILELMELVGLNAEHATRYAHEFSGGQRQRIGIARALATNPKFIVCDEAVSALDVSIQAQVINMFDELQKKLGVAYLFIAHDLLVVHHISDRIAVMYLGRIVEMSDADELNENPIHPYTQSLLSAVPYPDPRKAKERHRIILEGDVPSPLHMPTGCAFRTRCKYATEQCAKECPQLTERGDGHQVACWNK
- a CDS encoding bL17 family ribosomal protein codes for the protein MAKYRKLSRTSDQRNALLRNQVTNLLYHGKIRTTEAKAKEIRKIAEDLIALAVREKDNYETVTVTAKVPKKDADGKRVKEVADGKKITVYDEVEKEIKKDSPSRLHARRQMMKVLYPVTEVPKENKEKKKNTKKVDMAAKLFDEIAPKYENRNGGYTRIIKIGERKGDAAMEVLIELV
- the rpsK gene encoding 30S ribosomal protein S11; amino-acid sequence: MAKVTKKSTKRRVKKNVERGQAHIQSSFNNTIVTLTDTAGNALSWASAGGLGFRGSRKSTPYAAQMAAETATKAALVHGLKTVDVFVKGPGSGREAAIRALQANGLEVTSICDVTPVPHNGCRPPKRRRV
- a CDS encoding diacylglycerol/lipid kinase family protein yields the protein MEKKKLLFIFNPRAGKGQIRSKLFEIIDIFVKHNFEVIVHPTQKAADAYEKTMELAQQVDLVVCSGGDGTLDEVVNGLMEASAQVPLGYIPAGSTNDFANSLKISKNMVRAAKDIVEGHLYSCDVGVFNEKNFVYIAAFGLFTDVSYETDQNLKNVLGHLAYLLEGSKRIFNVPTAHMKVNCNGMTLEGEYIYGMITNARSVGGFKNLVGPDVKLNDGLFEVTLIRNPKNPIELNEIITSLITAEDKTDLIDNFKTDYIEIESPEKVAWTLDGEFGGEHTAVKIFTKKHALEVIINHNGKDNDGKNL
- a CDS encoding DNA-directed RNA polymerase subunit alpha — translated: MFDFNKPKIEITEISEDKRYGRFVVEPLERGYGTTLGNSLRRIMLSSLPGAAVSQVKIEGVLHEFSSIPGVKEDVTEIIMNLKSLAIKNTSETDEAKIAYIEYEGDGVVRGSDIQADQDIEIMNPDQEIAHLSGGADCKLYMELTITKGRGYVSADKGKTEDMPIGVIAVDAIYTPVERVNLSVENTRVGQITDFDKLTLDVYTRGTLDPDEAVSLAAKVLSEHLKLFIDLSENAKTAEVMVEKEDNEKEKVLEMNIDELELSVRSYNCLKRAGINTVEELCNKTPEDMMKVRNLGRKSLEEVLAKLKELGLELSPGEEQ
- a CDS encoding ABC transporter ATP-binding protein, whose amino-acid sequence is MNEHILSVKDLHTSFTTEKGEVKAVNGVSFDLDKGKILGIVGESGSGKSVTAYSVMRILEANGKIDSGEVLYKGQDITKFSEKQMRDFRGKCCSIIFQDPMTSLNPVFTVGNQLKEAIELHTSRKGKEAENRAVEMLTLVGVNEPEKRIKQYPFEFSGGMRQRVMIAMALACEPDILIADEPTTALDVTIQAQILELMQDLQKKMGMAIIMVTHDLGVIADMCDEIIVMYGGRVCERGTAEDIFYRPSHEYTKGLLSSIPDVEKIGEKLHPIPGTPINLLNMPKGCAFCPRCESAMKICLNEQPPEMQLPDGHYASCWLNIKKAMEAKEGAAQHE